The DNA segment CCGGCGTTGGCCATGTAGATGGCGATGGCGAAGCCGGTGACGAGGACACCGGCGAGCAGGCCGCCGAGCGCGTCGACCGAGATGAAGCCGACCACGAGCGGCACGACCACGGCAAGCGAGCCGGGGACGATCATCTCCTTGAGGGCGGCGCTGGTGGAGATGTCGACGCACTTGGCGTACTCGGGCACCACGCCCTCGCGACCCTCGCGCAGGCCCGGGATCTCCCGGAACTGACGACGCACCTCCTCGATCATCTGGTTTGCGGCCCGGCCCACGGCGTTCATGGTGAGGGCGGCGAAGAGGAACGGGAGCATGGCGCCGATGAAGAGACCGACGAAGACGTCGACGTCGCCGATGTTCAGCGTGATCTCGCCACCGGAGGCCCGGATCGACTCCTGGAAGGAGACGAACAGCGCCAGGGCGGTGAGGACGGCGGAGCCGATGGCGAAGCCCTTGGCGACCGCCGCGGTGGTGTTGCCGAGGGCGTCGAGCTCGTCGGTGACCTCGCGCACGGATGGGTCGAGGTGGGCCATCTCGGCGATGCCGCCGGCGTTGTCGGCGATGGGGCCGTAGGCGTCGGTGGCGACCACCACGCCGAGGGTGGCGAGCATGCCGATGCCGGAGATGGCCACGCCGTAGATGCCGGAGTTGGCCAGGTCGGGCAGGGCGTACTCGGCGCCTGCGTAGGCGGCGCCGATGGCGGCGACGACGAGCAGCACCGAGCCGGTGACCGAGATCTTCCCGGTGGCGATGCCGGCGAGGATCGTGGTGGCCGAGCCCGTCTCGGACGAGGCAGCGATGTCCTTGACCGGCTGGTAGTGGTCAGAGGTGTAGTACTCGCAGAGCTTGCCGATGGCGAGGCCGGCGAGGAGGCCGGCGACCACGGCGATGGGGAAGCCCCACCAGCGGTCGGTGATGTCGCCGAAGAGCCACCAACCGAGGACGAAGGCGAGCACGACGGTGAAGCCAGCGGCGACGTAGGTGCCGCGGTGGAGCGCCTTGGCGAGGTCGCGCCCGGTGGCGCCGGGGCCGGTCCTGACGGTGAAGGCGCCGACGATGGCGGCGAGCATCCCGAAGGTGGCGATGGCCAGCGGGTAGAGGAGGGCGGATTCCTGGAAGCCCGCGGGCACGCCGTCGACGGTGTCGGCGAAGGCGAAGCCTGCCAGGGCGATGGGGGCGATGAGCGAGCCGGCGTAGGACTCGAAGAGGTCCGCTCCCATGCCGGCGACGTCGCCGACGTTGTCACCCACGTTGTCGGCGATGGTGGCCGGGTTGCGCGGGTCGTCCTCGGGGATGCCGGCCTCCACCTTGCCGACCAGGTCGGCGCCGACGTCGGCGGCCTTGGTGTAGATGCCGCCGCCGATGCGGGCGAAGAGTGCGATCGACGAGGCGCCGAGGGAGTAGGTCGTGACGACCTGGATCGGGTTCTCGATCGTCAGGACGTCGACGAAGAGGATGTAGGCGGCGGCGACGCCGATGAGGGAGAGGCCAGCGACGGTGAAGCCCATGACCGCCCCGCCCCGGAAGGCCAGTGGCAGGGCGACCTGGGCGCCGGACTTGGCCGCCTCGGCGGTGCGGGCGTTGGCCATGGTGGCCACCGTCATCCCGATGAAGCCCGCCAGGGCGCTGAACACGGCGCCGACCAGGTAGGCCCCGGCGGCGTAGAGGCCGTTGTCGAGGAGCAGGGCGATGAGCACCGACAGGACGACGACGAAGATCGCCACCGCCTGGTACTCACGGCGCAGGAAGGCCCGGGAGCCCTCCTGGATGGCCTCCATCAGCTCGACCATGCGGGCATCGCCCGGGCTGGCCTTCTTGACGACGCCGAAGAAGTAGAAGGCGAGGCCGAGGCCAGCCAGCGCGGCGACGACGGCGAGGTAGGGAACGGAGTCCAAGGATCTCTCCTGATCGGGCCGGGCGTCGGACACCCGGCGAGGTGTGGGCGCGGCAAGGTGCGCCCGATGTGGCTTTCGGTGGCGCGCAACCTACCGGTCACCGGCGCGGGAGGCCAAAGCGCGGTGGCGCCCGAGGAAGGGACGGCCGTCGCCACCGAGACGGGCGCGAGTGGCTTACGGGGACTCGACGGTGCCCGTTGGCTCCTGCCGGTCGAGCATGGCGGCCAGCTCGGCATCGCTGACGGGGACCGAGCACAGGTAGCCCTGCCACTGGTCGCAGCCGAGGTCGGCGAGCAGCCGGTGCTGCTCGTCGTCCTCGATGCCCTCGGCGACCACGGCGAGTCCCAGGGCATGACCGAGCTGGATCACGCTTCGCACGATCTCCTGGTCGGCGACCTCTTCGACGGCAGAGCGGACGAACGTCCGGTCGATCTTGACCACGTCGAGGGGGACGTCGCGGAGGTGGGCCAGCGACGACCATCCGGTGCCGAAGTCATCGAGGGCGATGCGGACACCGAGATCCTTGAGGTTCTGCAGCATCGCCACGCCGTCGACTCGGTCGTCCATGAGGGCGGTCTCGGTGACCTCGAGACAGAGCCGCTCGGGTGGCATCCCGCTGTCGGCCAGGGCCTCGACGACGGCGTCGACGAGGCTGTCATCGCGGAGCTGGCGGGCAGAGACGTTGACCGCCAGGTCCAGCGGTCCCTCGACGGCGTCGGACCAGCCCGCGGCCGCTCGGCACGCCTCCCTGAGCACCCAGCGCCCGATGGGGTCGATGAGACCGCACTCCTCGGCCAGGGGGATGAACTCGTCGGGGAGGACCAGGCCGCGCTGGGGGTGCGTCCAGCGGGCGAGGGCCTCGACCCCTGCGATGCGCCCGGACGCGAACGAGATGGCAGGTTGGAAGAGGACGAAGAGCTCGTCGCGCTGGATGCCGTCGCGAAGGGCGTTCTCGGTCCGTAGCCGCTCCACGGCCCCGTCGAAGGACTCGCGGTCGTAGAGGTGGATCTGCCCGCCGCCGTGGCCCTTGACGCGGTGGAGCGCGGCGTCGGCCTCGCGCAGGATCTCGGCGGCATCGGTCTCGGTGGGGCCGGCGACGGTGACACCAACGCTGGCGGCAGTGAGGATCTCCACGGCGCCCCCCGTGGCGTCGAGCCAGAGCGGCTCGCCGATGGCGGCGGCGATGGACTGGGCCGTCGTCAGGGCAGCATCGGTCCCGGTGACCGCCTCGCAGAGGACGACGAACTCGTCGGAGCCCACCCGGGCCACCGTGTCAGCTGGCCCGATGACCGTCGCGATTCGCTCTCCGACGATGCGCAGCAGCATGTCCCCGCCCGTCTGGCCGAAGGTCTCGTTGACGAGGGTGAAGCGGTCGAGGTCGATGGCCATGACGGCGACGTCGTCCGAGCGGATGGTGCGCCGGGCCAGGGCGTGGCGGAGCCGGTCGGCGAGCAGGAGCCGGTTGGGCAGGCCGGTGAGGTCGTCGTGCATCGCCTGGTGGGCGACGATGGCGTCGTGCTGGAGTCGCTCGGTGATGTCCGTGACCTGCACCACGAAGATCCGGGGGTCTCCCTCGATCGCGGGCAGGGCGCTCAGCCGGACCTCGGTCCAGATCGGGCCGCCGGCTGCGAGGAGGCGTGCGGTCCCGACGAAGGTGGGAGCGACGTCGGTGATGACCCGGTTGGCGCCCTGGGCGAGATCGACGAGGTCCTCGACGTGGACCACGTCGGAGACGTGCGAACCACGGACGGAGGCCGCGTCTCGCCCCAGGAGCCGGCAGAAGGCCTGGTTGGCCACCGCCACGATGAGGTCCTCCTCGATGACCAGGGCCATCCCGGTGGGAGCGACGTCGAAGACCTTGGAGAAGGGCGCGATGGAGCCGATGTCGTCGAGTGCCGCCCGCGTCGGGACGGGCGGTGGTGCTTGGCTGGACGGCATCGATCTCCCTTCCCTCGGAGCATCGGCCGTTGCACGCCGATCTTGAGGGGTCGGGTCTCGGGGGCCTGGGCGTCGGGGTCCGCCCGGTCGTCGTGTCGTCAGCGTCGTTCGAGGCCGGCCCCTAGGCTTCGCAGACATCCGAGCAGGTGGTCGATCCGTGTCCGACACGGGACGGGAGGGGCAGGGCCGATGAGCGCCACCATCACCGACCTCACCGTCGAGGGCGTCGGCGACGGCGACCTCACCGTGCGGTGGCGAAGCGTCGGTGACCCGGTCCCGGTCGAGGTGAGCGTGGGTCCGACCCCTGACGCCATCGACCACGCCGCCCCCGTGGCGCGGGTCGACGACGGCACCGAGGTGCGCCTCACCGGCCTCGAGCCCGGACGGCACTACGTCGCGGTCGCCCCTGCAGCCGGCGGCCCTGCGGTCGTCGCCGCTGAGCGCCAGGTCGCCCTCGAGGGTGCCCTGAACTTCCGCGACCTCGGTGGGTACCGGGCCGCCGGCGGAGCCACGACGCGCTGGGGGAGGGTCTTCCGCTCCGACGCGCTCGGCGGCCTCACCGTCGCCGATGCCGCCCTGCTCCATCGGATGGGCCTCCGGGTGGTGTACGACCTGCGGCGCGACGTGGAGCGGCAGCGGGCGCCGAGCGCGCTGCCCGTCGACGGGAGCGTCCGTTCGGTGGTCCTCGCCATCGGGGGCGACGCGGGCGAGGGCCGGGAGCTGATCGACCAGCTCCTCGCCGGCGAGCTCGACGAGCTGGGCATCGGCTTCATGGTGGATCTGTACGAACAGATGGTTGATGAGGCCGCGCCGAGCTTCGCGTCCCTGCTGACCCGCCTCACCGATGCGGAGGGGCTGCCGGCGCTGTTCCACTGCACCGCCGGCAAGGACCGCACGGGGGTGAGCGCCGCCCTGCTGTTGGCTGTCCTCGGGGTCGATGAGGGCGACATCCTCGACGACTACGAGCTCTCGACGGTGCTGCGCTCGAACCGCCGGGTCGAGGAGCTGCGACCCCGACTCGAGGCCGTGGGGGTCGATGTCGAGCGGGTGCGGCCGTTCCTGAGCGCGCCCCGCCCGGCCCTGCGTGCCGCGCTGGACCGGGTCGACGACCACCACGGCGGTGTCGAGCGCTACCTGGTCGAAGGAGGGGGCATGGCGCCGACCACCCTCGACCGCCTCCGGGACCTGCTGCTCACCTGAGCACCGCCCGGGCGCCAAACCTCGCCGGACCTAGAAGGTGATGACGCTGCGGGCGACCTCGCCGGCCTTCATGGCGTCGAAGGCGGCGTTGATCTCGTCGAGGGGCCGGCGGGCCGAGACCAGCTCGTCGAGCTTGAGGCGACCCCGGAGGTACATGTCGACGTAGCGGGGCATGTCGATCCGGAACCTGGTGGAGCCCATGTTCGAGCCCTGGATGCGCTTCTCGGAGAGGAACGCGAAGCCGGGGAGCTCGACGCTCTGGCCGATGGGGATCATGCCGATGATGGTGGCCGTGCCTCCCTTGGCCAGCATGGCGAAGCACTGCTCGGCCGCCACCTTGAGGCCGATGGCCTCGAAGGCGTGGTCGACGCCACCGCCGGTGAGCTCGATCACCTGGGCGACGGCATCGCCCGGAGAAGCGTCAACGGTGTCGGTGGCACCGAAGGAGCGGGCCAGATCGAGCTTCGAGGCCACCATGTCGACGGCGATGATCCGGCCGGCGCCGGCGATGGCGGCGCCCTGGATGCAGTTGAGGCCGATGCCGCCGGCGCCGAGCACGACCACGGTCTCGCCGGCACGGACCTTGGCGGTGTTGAAGACGGCGCCGAGGCCGGTGGTGACGCCACAGCCGATGAGGGCAGCGCGGTCGAGGGGCATCTCGGGGTTGATCTTCACCACACCGTGCTCGTGCACGAGCATCTGCTCGGCGAAGCTCGACATGTCGAGGAACTGGAACACCGGTTGGCCGTCGCGGGACAGGCGCTGCGGGCCGTCGGCAGGACGCCGGGTCTCGGTCTTGTCGCAGAGCTGCGGACGGCCGCTGGTGCAGTAGGCGCAGCTGCCGCAGAACACCGCCAGACAGGTGATCACGTGGTCGCCGGGCTCGACGTAGGTGACGTCGCGACCGACGGCAGCGACCACCCCGGCCGACTCGTGGCCGAGCACCGCCGGGGTCGGGTAGGGGTACTTGCCCTCCATGAAGTGGAGGTCGGAGTGGCACACGCCGGCGGCGGCGGTGTCGATGAGCACCTCGCGCGGACCCGGCGCGTCGATGGTGACGTCCTGGATCTCGAGGGCGGACGGGATCTCGGGTAGGACTGCTGCTCGCACTGCGCTTCCCCCTGGTGGTCGTGGTGCGCCGAACCTACCCGGGGCGTCAGGCCTCCGGAGGAGGAAGGCGCTCGGCGCGCAGGGCCGAGCGGCGGACCTTCCCGGCGTCGTCACGGAGGGGCTCGTCGACCCGTTCGAACGTGCGCGGGACCTTGTACCGGACCAGCCGTCCGCCGAGGTGCTCCCGCAGCTCGTCGTCCCCGACCTCCCCGGTGGTGTCGAGGAGGGCGTGGACCCGCTCCCCGAGATCGTCGTCCGGGAGGCCGATCACGGCGCTCGAGCGGATGAGCGGGTGCTCGTCGAGTGCCGCCTCCACCTCGGCGGGGTACACGTTGGCGCCTCCGGAGAGGATGAGGTCGGCGCTGCGGTCGGCGAGGTACAGGTAGCCGTCCTCGTCGAGCCAGCCCAGGTCGCCGAGCGACTCCCAGCCATCGCGCTCGCGCGCCTCGGCGCCGATGTAGCGGTAGGTCGGGCCGGATCCCTCGGCGGGCCGCATGAAGACCTCACCGACCTCACCCGGTGGCAGCTCGTCGCCCTCGGGGCCGAGGATCTTCATCTGTGAGCCGCCGATGGGCCGCCCGACCGAGCCCCGGTGCTCGAGCCACTCGTCACCCATGATCCAGGTGACGCCCTGCGCCTCGGTCCCGGCGTAGAGCTCGGCGATCCGTTCACCGCCGAGCCACTCGATCCAGGCCTCCTTCAGCCACGGGGGGCAGGGCGCCCCGAGGTGCAGGACCGTCTCGAGCGAGGAGAGGTCCTTGGCGAGGCGGTCGGCCTCGGGCAGGCGCATGATGCGGTGCATCATCGTCGGGACGAGGAGCACCCAGTCGACGCGGTGGGCCTCGATGTCGGCAAGGGTGGCGGCGGCGTCGAAGCGTCGGTGGACCACCAGGTGGTTGCCGTGCAGGAGGCCCCGCATCGAGAAGGCGAAGGGCCCGTTGTGGTACAGCGGGCCGGGCACCAGCTGCACCCCGTCGCGGCGCATGCGGCTGCCGGGCACCGCCTCGGGGTCGAGGCGCCCCCCGTTGCCGGCGAGGATGATCTTCGGCCGGCCGGTGCTGCCGCCGGAGGTGGGCGCCTTCCAGGACGCGGGTGACCGGTCGGGGAGCGGCTCGTCCGACAGCGACGGGCTGGCTTCGTGACCGGCAGGCAGGACGGTGCGTCCGCCGTGGCTGCCGGGCTCGGCGCCGACCACGATCGCCGGGTCGGCCAGCTCGACGATGTCCTCCCGCTCGCGTGTGGGCAGCTTGGCCGACACCGGCTGGGGGGTGGCGCCCAGCTTCCAGGTGGCGATCGTCGCCTCGTAGAACTCGATGTTGTTCGGCAGAGCGATGGTGACGAGGTCGTCCTGGCGCACCCCCAGCGCCTGGTAGGCGCGGGCTAGGCGGTTCGTGCGCCGGTCGAGCTCGCCGCGGCTGATGGTGCGTCCGTCGCAGGTGATGGCGGGTCGGTCCGGTGCCTGCTCGGCCAGGAGGGAGATGGTGCGGCTGATGGACAGCGTGGCCATGGGAGCCTCCTCAGATGACGTCGGCGTAGGTGGCAAGGGCCTCGGCGACGGAGCCGGTGGCGACCCCGACCTCCCCGACCACGGCCTCGAGCCAGACCGGCCTGCCGATGGCGGCCACGGTGATCGGGGTCTCGAGGCCCGAGCCGTGGGTGGCCTGCCTGACGAAGCTGGTGGCGTAGTCCGGCGGGCGGACGTCGGTGGCGAGGTCCTGGAGGGCGAAGGGGTCGGGCGGGGCCACGGCGTCGGCCGGGACGGTGGTGTGTCGGGGCGACGACGGGCCGGAGGCGCCGCCGAAGAGGCCGGGGCCGTCGGCGATGATCGCGCCGCGCACCTCGGCCGGCCGGCCGCCGGCGATGAGCAGGGCGACGTAGCCGCCGACCCCGCGCCCGAGGACGGTCACCGGCCCGAGGTGGGCGATGGCGGCGTCGGCGTCGCCCATGAGGACCTCGCACGTGTAGCCGCCCCCGGCGGGGACGGTGGAGGCGCCGTGACCGGTGAGGTCGAGGGCGTGGATCGGACCTGGCCAGGCCGCAGCCACCGCTGGCACCTCCGCCGGTGCGCGCTCGCCGAGGCCGTGCAGGAGCAACAGCGGCCGTCCCGTGCCGCTGCGCAGCTCGTGCAGGGCCAGGGTGACCCTGTTGTGGGTGAGGAGGGTGGGGTCGCTCACGTCAGGGCCTCGGCAGGAAGTCGGCGATGAGGGCGGCGATCTCGGCCGGCCGCTCGATGTGGACGAAGTGGCCGGCGTCGGGCATCGGCACGAAGGTCGCTCCGGGTGGGAGGTAGGCCAGCACGTCGTCGGGCGTCGTGCCCCAGCCCATGTCCTCCTGGACGAGACCGAGCACACCCAGGAACGGCATCCCGAAGCCGGGCATGCGCAGCAGCGACCACTCCGGCCGCCAGGGCCCGAACCCGCCGAAGCGCAGGGCGGGATCGATGGTCCACCGCCAGCCGTCGGGGTCCTTGCGGGCGCCGACGGTGACGAGGTACCGGAGCCACTCGACCGGCAGCCGGGGGTTCATGCGGCCCCGCCGTCGGGCCAGGTCGTCGAGGCTCCCGGGCTTGCGCTCGGCCTGGGCGGCGCGACGGCGGTGGTCGAGCCACGCCGTGAGATCGCCGGCCAGCAACCTGGTTCGCTCGTGGTCGGGGACGTCGGGTGTGGGTCGGTTGGAGGGCAGGCCGTCGAGGTTGACCAGGTGGCTCACCCGGTGAGGGCAGGCGTCGGCGAGCTGGAGCATGAGCCCGCCGCCCTTGGAGTGGCCGACGACAGGGACCGGGGTCTGCGTCACCGTGTCGAGCACGGCGAGGGCATCGCGCACGTCGGCATCCCAGCTGTACAGGGCGGCGTGTTCGGAAGCGCCGTGGCCCCGCTGGTCCCACGACACCACCCGCCAGCCCTGCTCGGCCAGCAGGGGGGCGAACACGTCGAAGGTGCCGGCGAAGTCGAAGCCCCCGTGGGCGAGGAGGAGCGGCGGGCCGTCGGGGTCGCCCCACTCGTAGACCGCCAGACGCAGGCCCCAGGAGGACACAGCTCGGGTGCGGTCGGGGCGGCGGGCACTGGGGAAGGAGGCGGCGGCTGCCTCGTCGTCGTCGAGCTCCACGGCGGTCACCGCCGGATCGTAGGTCACCTGACCCTGGGGTCAGGCCGGCTGGCGGCCGCTACGGTCCCGCGCATGACGACGAGGCTGACGGTGCTGGAGCGGTCGATCCACGGACGGGTCGCCCTCGTGACCGGAGCGGCGAGCGGGATGGGCCGGGCCACGGCCCACCTGATGGCCGATGAGGGTGCCCGGGTGGCGGTCACGGACCGCACCCAGGAGGGTGTTGACGCCGTGGTCACCGAGATCACGGGTGCCGGCGGCACGGCGCGGGGGTGGGTGCTCGACGTCACCGACGCCCAGGCGATCCCGACCGTGGTGGCCGCCGTCGAGGCCGAGCTGGGCCCGGTCGACATCCTGGTGAACAACGCGGGGGTCAGCATCCCGAGCGCCATCGGAGACGAGGCATGGGAGGTGGCGTGGTCGACCACCGTGGCCGTGAACCTCACCGCCCACGGACGGATGGTCCGGGCCTGCCTGCCGTCGCTGATCCGAGACGGCGCGGGCCGGGTGGTGAACATCGCGTCCACCGAGGGGCTCGGCGCCACGGCGTACATCAGCCCGTACACCGCAGCGAAGCACGGTGTGATCGGGCTGACCCGGTCCCTCGCCGTCGAGCTCGGGCCGACCGGCGTGACGGTCAACTGCGTGTGCCCGGGGCCGATCCGCACCGGCATGACCGCAGGGATCCCCGAGGAGGCCAAGGCGAAGTTCGCCCGGCGGCGGGTGCCGATGCGGCGCTACGGCGACCCGGAGGAGGTTGCCCACGCCACTCTGAGCCTCGTGCTCCCTGCCATGTCCTTCGTGACCGGCGCCGTCCTGGTGGTCGACGGCGGCCTCACCATCCAAAACACATGATGCGGGGCCCGTCACCGACCTGCGGCGAGGCGCTTACCTTCGGCGGAGGCGGGACGCCCAGCGGCCGGCACGGACGAGCCAGTGGTACCGGGAGGCGCGGGCGTAGGCCGCCTCGGCGGCCATCTGGCCCACGGAGGTCGAGATGGTGGGGTACACGTGGACCAGCGACGCCAGGTCGGTGAGCTTCACTCCGACGTGCATGGCGAGGGCGAGCTCGTGGATGACCTCGCCCGCCTCGGGGGCCAGGAGGTGCGCCCCCACGAGCTGACCCCGAGCCGTGACGGCGATCATGACGCCCTCGGTGCTGCCATCGGCGCGTGCGCGGTCCGAGCGGGCCAGCTCGACGCGGTGGACCTCGACGTCGGGGCCGTGCTCGAGGCGAGCCTCGACGGAGGTGAGTCCGGCGTGGGCCAGCGACGGGTCGGTGAAGGTGCACCAGGGGACCAGGGCGCTCGCCTTGCCGGTGCCTGGGAAGAACATGTCGCGGATGGCGCGGACGGCCTGGTGCGCGGCGGCGTGGGTGAACCGGGCACGGCCGTTCACGTCGCCAGCTGCATAGACCGACGGCACGGTGGTGCGCATCCGGTCGTCGACGACCACACCGTGGGCCCCGATCCCCACCCCGAGCTCCTCGAGGCCGAGGCCCTCCACGTTGGGGGTGCGGCCCACGGCGAGGAGGACCTCGTCGGCGGCGACCTGGCGAACGCCGAGCTGGCCGATCCACTGGACCGCCTTGCGCCCGGTGGTGTCGAGGGAGAGGCGGGCCGCGTCGACGCCGAGCCGGACGTCGACCCCGTCGGCCCGCAGGATCGTGGTCATCCGGTCGGCGAGCTCGGGCTCCTCGCGGGCGAGCAGGCGATCGCCTCGCTGCAGGATGGTGGTGTCCACGCCGAGGCGGGCCATCGCCTGGGCCATCTCGACGCCGACCGGCCCCCCACCCACCACCACCAGGGATGCGGGCGCTCGGTCGAGCTCGAAGACGTCCTCGTTGGTCAGGTGGGCGACCTCGTCGAGGCCATCGATCGGCGGGGTCGCGGGACGGCTCCCCGTGCACACCAGGACGAAACGGGTCCGGAGCCTGCGCTCGCCGACGGTGACCTCGTGGGGGCCGGTGACGGTGGCCTCCCCCTTGATGACCTCCACCCCCAGTCGCGCGAAGCGGGCGGGGTCGTCGTCGGTGGCGGCGATCTCGGCTCGCACGGCCCGGACCCGCGACCACACTGCCGCGGTGTCGATCTCGGGGTCGAGCACGGGCAGGCCCCAGCGGTGCCCGGTGCGCATGGTGTGGGCGGCACGGCTGGCGGCGAGGAGGGCCTTGGAGGGGACGCAGCCGGTCCAGAGGCAGTCGCCACCGGCCCGGTCGCGCTCGACGATGGCCACCCTGAGGGGGAGGGTGGCGGCGAACTCGGCAGCGGGCATCCCGGCCGACCCCATGCCGACGATCACGAGGTCGTATCGTGGGGCCATCGCGACGATGCTAGGGACACCACCACTCGATGCGTGCGACGCCGGGCACCGTGAGTGCTGCGCGGCGACGCCGGGTAGGGCCAGGCGATGACCGACCCCCGTCTCGAGGACCACGCCGTGGGTGTGGAGCTGCAGCTCACCGACCTCGTCGAGAAGCGCGAGCGGGCGTTGGTGCAGGGCCGCCGGGAGCGGGCGGCCATGCTCACCGAGGAGATCGAGTCGCTCCAGCTGGAGCTGGCGAGGACCGCCGAGCAGATCGCCGACGAGCACTTCGACCGCCCCGAGATCCAGCGCGAGGCCTGACCGGGCCGAGGTGGACGGCAGCGGCGACGGCACTCGGTAGGTTGGGGCCATGGCCACCGCGACCCCGTCCCCGACGCCCAACCCCGACGCCATGAAGTACACGCTCGACACCACCCTGCCCGAGATGATCAACGTCTCGACGCCGGAGGCAGCGGCCCCGTACCCCTTCGCTGCGGCCATCCTGGCGGGCGGGGGAGTGGCGTCGGTCTTCGCCACGGCAGACTTCGTGACGGTCACGCGGCGTCCCGGCGCCGACTGGGAGTCGATCACCCCCGCCGTCCAGGCTGCCGCTGCCGAGCACCTCTAGCTCACGAGGTCACGCCGGGACGGCGTCGAGGAACTCCAGGGCGGCGTCGATGAACCCGAAGTCCTTCGGGGTGGCGAAGTGCTCCACGTTGCGCAGGACCACGAGTCGGGCATCGGGCAGGGCCGCGACCAGGCGGTCGGGGGGGCCGGCGAAGTCCTTGTCGCCGAGCACGACGAGCACCGGGCAGGTGATGCGCCCCAGGTCGGCCTCGGTGAGCGGCTCCTCGGGCCGGCGCAGGCAGGCGGCGAGGGCGACGGGGTCGTTCCCCGAGCCGGCGGCGTACTGCACGAACAGGTGGGCGATGCCTCCCGCCCCGCCATCGCCGGTCTCGACCGCCCGGGCGAGGGGCTCGGCGTCGTGGTCACGGAAGAGGTTCTCGCCGACGCCGGCGACCACGAGTCGCTCGAAGCGGGCGGGTTCGCGGGCGGCGAGGCCGAGCAGGACGCGCGCCCCGAGGCTGAACCCGATGGCATCGAGCGGTCCCGAGGGCAGGGCTGCGCCGAGGTGGCCCTCGAGGTTGGCGTAGGCGGCCGGGTCGTGGGGGCGCTCTGCCGTCCCGTGGCCGAGCAGGTCGACGGGCACGACCTCGCGGCCGGCCTCGGCGAGGAGGTCGGCCCAGCCGGGTTCCCGCCAGTTGCGCTCGAAGGAGGATGCGAAGCCGTGGACCAGGGCGACCGGGTTGCTCATGGCCCGGGAACGTAGCGGAGGGCTCCGGTACGGTCGGAGCGTGGCTGACCCCGACCGCCTCGTCGTGAACCGGTCGTGCACCATCCCCCTCTCGGAGCTGGCGTTCCGCTTCACGCGCAGCGGCGGGCCCGGGGGCCAGCACGCGAACACCTCTGACACCCGTGTCGAGGTGATCTTCGACATCACCGCCTCGTCGTCGCTCGGCCCCCGCCAGCGGGAACGGCTCCTGGAGCGTCTCGGACCGGTGGTGGTGGCAGCCGCGTCCGACGAGCGGTCGCAGGCACGGAACCGCTCGCTGGCCCTCGAGCGCTTGTCGGCCCGGCTCGCCGAGGGTCTGCGGGTGGTGCCCGCCCGTCGTGCGACCAAGCCCTCCCGGGCGGCCAAGCGCCGGCGGGTCGAGGCCAAGCGGAAGCACTCGGAGAAGAAGGATCGCCGACGGCCCCCGAGTGAGTGGTAGCCACCGGTTTGGCCGGTGTGGGCGGCGCAGTCTGGCATCGTGGCGGGGTGACCGAGGATGTTCCCGACCGACTCAGCTTCACCTGTCCCCGCTGTCAGCAGGACGTCTCCGAGCGCTTCTACGGCCCCTGCGGCACCTGCCGGTCCGCCCTCGCGGCCACGCTCGGGGGAGTGGCCCGGGATGTCGAGGTCGCCGAGTACGAGCCGAAGGTGAACGTCACGCCGAACCAGATCGCCAGCAAGGACTGATGTGGGCGCCGGAGCGAGACGGGGCACTGC comes from the Acidimicrobiales bacterium genome and includes:
- a CDS encoding AMP-binding protein, with the protein product MATLSISRTISLLAEQAPDRPAITCDGRTISRGELDRRTNRLARAYQALGVRQDDLVTIALPNNIEFYEATIATWKLGATPQPVSAKLPTREREDIVELADPAIVVGAEPGSHGGRTVLPAGHEASPSLSDEPLPDRSPASWKAPTSGGSTGRPKIILAGNGGRLDPEAVPGSRMRRDGVQLVPGPLYHNGPFAFSMRGLLHGNHLVVHRRFDAAATLADIEAHRVDWVLLVPTMMHRIMRLPEADRLAKDLSSLETVLHLGAPCPPWLKEAWIEWLGGERIAELYAGTEAQGVTWIMGDEWLEHRGSVGRPIGGSQMKILGPEGDELPPGEVGEVFMRPAEGSGPTYRYIGAEARERDGWESLGDLGWLDEDGYLYLADRSADLILSGGANVYPAEVEAALDEHPLIRSSAVIGLPDDDLGERVHALLDTTGEVGDDELREHLGGRLVRYKVPRTFERVDEPLRDDAGKVRRSALRAERLPPPEA
- a CDS encoding alpha/beta hydrolase yields the protein MSDPTLLTHNRVTLALHELRSGTGRPLLLLHGLGERAPAEVPAVAAAWPGPIHALDLTGHGASTVPAGGGYTCEVLMGDADAAIAHLGPVTVLGRGVGGYVALLIAGGRPAEVRGAIIADGPGLFGGASGPSSPRHTTVPADAVAPPDPFALQDLATDVRPPDYATSFVRQATHGSGLETPITVAAIGRPVWLEAVVGEVGVATGSVAEALATYADVI
- a CDS encoding alpha/beta hydrolase, which codes for MTAVELDDDEAAAASFPSARRPDRTRAVSSWGLRLAVYEWGDPDGPPLLLAHGGFDFAGTFDVFAPLLAEQGWRVVSWDQRGHGASEHAALYSWDADVRDALAVLDTVTQTPVPVVGHSKGGGLMLQLADACPHRVSHLVNLDGLPSNRPTPDVPDHERTRLLAGDLTAWLDHRRRAAQAERKPGSLDDLARRRGRMNPRLPVEWLRYLVTVGARKDPDGWRWTIDPALRFGGFGPWRPEWSLLRMPGFGMPFLGVLGLVQEDMGWGTTPDDVLAYLPPGATFVPMPDAGHFVHIERPAEIAALIADFLPRP
- a CDS encoding SDR family NAD(P)-dependent oxidoreductase; this translates as MTTRLTVLERSIHGRVALVTGAASGMGRATAHLMADEGARVAVTDRTQEGVDAVVTEITGAGGTARGWVLDVTDAQAIPTVVAAVEAELGPVDILVNNAGVSIPSAIGDEAWEVAWSTTVAVNLTAHGRMVRACLPSLIRDGAGRVVNIASTEGLGATAYISPYTAAKHGVIGLTRSLAVELGPTGVTVNCVCPGPIRTGMTAGIPEEAKAKFARRRVPMRRYGDPEEVAHATLSLVLPAMSFVTGAVLVVDGGLTIQNT
- a CDS encoding FAD-dependent oxidoreductase, which produces MAPRYDLVIVGMGSAGMPAAEFAATLPLRVAIVERDRAGGDCLWTGCVPSKALLAASRAAHTMRTGHRWGLPVLDPEIDTAAVWSRVRAVRAEIAATDDDPARFARLGVEVIKGEATVTGPHEVTVGERRLRTRFVLVCTGSRPATPPIDGLDEVAHLTNEDVFELDRAPASLVVVGGGPVGVEMAQAMARLGVDTTILQRGDRLLAREEPELADRMTTILRADGVDVRLGVDAARLSLDTTGRKAVQWIGQLGVRQVAADEVLLAVGRTPNVEGLGLEELGVGIGAHGVVVDDRMRTTVPSVYAAGDVNGRARFTHAAAHQAVRAIRDMFFPGTGKASALVPWCTFTDPSLAHAGLTSVEARLEHGPDVEVHRVELARSDRARADGSTEGVMIAVTARGQLVGAHLLAPEAGEVIHELALAMHVGVKLTDLASLVHVYPTISTSVGQMAAEAAYARASRYHWLVRAGRWASRLRRR
- a CDS encoding NifU N-terminal domain-containing protein; this translates as MATATPSPTPNPDAMKYTLDTTLPEMINVSTPEAAAPYPFAAAILAGGGVASVFATADFVTVTRRPGADWESITPAVQAAAAEHL
- a CDS encoding alpha/beta fold hydrolase — translated: MSNPVALVHGFASSFERNWREPGWADLLAEAGREVVPVDLLGHGTAERPHDPAAYANLEGHLGAALPSGPLDAIGFSLGARVLLGLAAREPARFERLVVAGVGENLFRDHDAEPLARAVETGDGGAGGIAHLFVQYAAGSGNDPVALAACLRRPEEPLTEADLGRITCPVLVVLGDKDFAGPPDRLVAALPDARLVVLRNVEHFATPKDFGFIDAALEFLDAVPA